From Enterococcus mediterraneensis, the proteins below share one genomic window:
- a CDS encoding glycoside hydrolase family 13 protein, whose product MKKNWWQEVVVYQIYPRSFMDSNGDGIGDLQGIISKLDYLEKLGIGAIWLSPVYQSPNDDNGYDISDYQAIMTEFGDMAIMEELIAQAKQRNIEIVMDLVVNHTSDEHAWFVEARKGKDNPYRDYYVWADPVNGSAPNGLRSTFSGPAWEFDEDSGQYYLHLFSKKQPDLNWQNPKVRQEVYQMMNFWIDKGIGGFRMDVIDLIGKIPEQEITGNGPQLHEFLQEMNHQTFGGKNLLTVGETWGATPEIAKLYSGSDRDELSMVFQFEHIGLDEIPGKTKWDFQPMQVPDLKKVFTKWQTELADEGWNSLFWNNHDLPRIISRWGNDQKYRVESGKMFAILLHMMKGTPYIYQGEEIGMTNRPITDVSQVEDIESVNMYHEWLELGHDKEMLIEAINRKGRDNARTPMQWNAEKNAGFTTGTPWLSVNDNYREVNVEAALADPDSIFYTYQKLIQLRKDNPIMIWGSFELLETEAEVFAYYRHWENETWLVVNNFSDKPHRLDLTDVTVADVIIQNYDDTITDLKQMTLKPWQSFVVKVVR is encoded by the coding sequence ATGAAGAAAAATTGGTGGCAAGAGGTCGTAGTATATCAAATCTATCCCCGCAGTTTTATGGATTCCAACGGTGATGGGATCGGTGATTTGCAAGGGATCATTTCTAAATTGGACTATCTTGAAAAACTAGGGATCGGCGCTATTTGGTTATCACCGGTCTATCAATCACCAAATGATGATAACGGCTATGATATCTCCGATTATCAAGCGATCATGACAGAGTTTGGCGATATGGCGATAATGGAGGAATTGATCGCTCAAGCCAAACAAAGAAACATTGAAATCGTCATGGATCTGGTGGTCAATCACACTTCTGATGAACACGCGTGGTTTGTGGAAGCCCGCAAAGGAAAAGACAATCCTTACCGGGATTACTACGTATGGGCAGATCCTGTTAATGGCAGTGCTCCTAATGGCTTGCGCTCAACGTTTTCAGGACCCGCATGGGAATTTGATGAAGACAGCGGTCAATATTACCTGCACCTTTTCAGTAAAAAACAGCCGGATCTGAATTGGCAGAATCCTAAAGTCCGTCAAGAAGTCTATCAAATGATGAATTTTTGGATCGACAAAGGGATCGGCGGATTCCGCATGGACGTGATCGATCTGATCGGCAAGATCCCTGAACAAGAGATCACCGGCAATGGTCCGCAGCTCCATGAATTTTTACAAGAGATGAATCATCAGACATTCGGCGGGAAAAATCTGCTGACAGTCGGTGAAACATGGGGAGCGACACCGGAAATCGCTAAATTGTATTCCGGATCTGACCGAGATGAATTATCGATGGTCTTTCAATTTGAACACATCGGCCTAGATGAGATCCCTGGCAAAACAAAATGGGATTTCCAACCGATGCAAGTTCCTGACTTGAAGAAGGTTTTCACTAAATGGCAGACTGAATTGGCTGACGAAGGTTGGAATTCCTTATTTTGGAACAATCATGACTTGCCCCGCATCATTTCCCGCTGGGGCAACGACCAAAAATATCGAGTAGAAAGCGGCAAGATGTTCGCGATCCTGCTTCATATGATGAAAGGAACGCCTTATATCTATCAAGGGGAAGAGATCGGGATGACCAATCGTCCGATAACAGATGTTTCTCAAGTGGAAGATATCGAAAGTGTCAATATGTATCATGAATGGTTAGAACTTGGACATGATAAGGAAATGCTCATTGAAGCAATCAATCGCAAAGGCCGGGACAATGCGCGGACGCCAATGCAATGGAACGCAGAAAAAAATGCTGGTTTCACCACAGGAACACCATGGTTGTCTGTCAATGACAATTATCGTGAGGTCAATGTGGAAGCGGCTTTAGCAGATCCGGATTCGATTTTTTATACTTATCAAAAGCTGATCCAACTGCGAAAAGACAATCCCATCATGATTTGGGGATCTTTTGAACTGTTGGAAACGGAAGCGGAAGTTTTTGCTTATTACCGTCACTGGGAGAATGAAACGTGGTTGGTAGTCAATAATTTTTCTGATAAGCCGCATCGATTAGATCTGACAGATGTGACAGTAGCTGACGTGATCATCCAAAATTATGACGACACTATCACAGATCTCAAACAAATGACATTGAAACCTTGGCAGTCATTTGTGGTGAAAGTGGTGAGATAA
- a CDS encoding glycoside hydrolase family 13 protein, with the protein MAENWWKNAIGYQIYPRSFKDSNGDGIGDLQGVIEKLPYLQELGIDFIWLNPIYASPNVDNGYDISDYQAIQPEYGTMEDFKELLEKAHAVGIRVILDLVVNHTSDQHPWFIEAKKSKDSPYRDFYHWQDATEQKLPNDWQSFFGGSTWTIDPETNQAYFHVFAPQQPDLNWKNPKVRDEIYQMIRWWLDLGIDGFRLDAISHIQKADWKMKIKDNPWAPFMNVSGIDAYMQDLKALFDEYPIMTVGEASGVTSKKAVDWTKEEGYLDMIFELEHNVRKGIPGQERIDLLGFKKVLARWQKHLEHEGWNALYIENHDNPRFNTVLGNETAKSAKALAVMYLFLKGTPFIYQGQELGMTNFPFTAIEQVDAKDSHSYYNRLLAEGVSEKEALAIVTRWTRDNSRTPMQWDETKNGGFTSGKPWLSVNPNTAEINVASEQDDDSVLNFYKQLIAYRKDEKIFTEGGFDLIAVNDPDIFAYVRSNQEKKVLVLVNVSEKKRHLELPKRIYSKKWQLKISNGGQKPIAKQMTFEPYDALVFESVNQK; encoded by the coding sequence ATGGCTGAAAATTGGTGGAAAAACGCGATCGGTTATCAAATTTATCCACGGAGCTTCAAAGATTCTAACGGTGATGGGATCGGCGATTTGCAGGGAGTGATCGAGAAGCTGCCTTATTTGCAAGAATTAGGGATCGATTTCATCTGGCTGAACCCGATCTACGCTTCACCCAATGTTGACAATGGCTATGATATCTCTGATTATCAAGCGATCCAGCCGGAATACGGAACGATGGAAGATTTCAAGGAATTACTGGAAAAAGCCCATGCCGTGGGAATTCGTGTGATCTTGGATCTGGTAGTCAATCATACCAGCGATCAACATCCTTGGTTTATCGAAGCGAAAAAATCCAAGGACAGTCCCTATCGAGATTTTTATCATTGGCAAGACGCTACTGAACAAAAGCTGCCAAATGATTGGCAGAGCTTTTTCGGCGGCTCGACTTGGACGATCGATCCAGAGACTAATCAAGCGTATTTCCATGTCTTCGCTCCTCAGCAGCCGGATCTGAATTGGAAAAATCCAAAAGTACGGGACGAGATCTATCAGATGATCCGCTGGTGGTTGGATCTGGGAATCGATGGATTTCGCCTAGATGCTATCAGTCATATCCAGAAAGCTGATTGGAAAATGAAAATCAAAGACAATCCTTGGGCACCGTTCATGAATGTATCTGGGATCGATGCGTATATGCAGGATTTGAAGGCGCTATTTGATGAATACCCCATCATGACCGTTGGCGAGGCCAGTGGTGTCACCAGTAAAAAGGCTGTCGATTGGACAAAAGAAGAAGGCTATCTGGATATGATCTTTGAACTAGAGCATAATGTTCGCAAAGGTATACCTGGACAAGAGCGGATCGATCTTTTAGGCTTCAAAAAAGTACTGGCCCGTTGGCAAAAGCATCTGGAGCATGAGGGCTGGAACGCGTTATATATTGAGAATCATGATAATCCTCGGTTTAATACCGTTTTAGGAAATGAAACAGCTAAATCAGCCAAAGCGTTGGCTGTGATGTATCTCTTCTTGAAGGGCACGCCTTTTATTTATCAAGGACAAGAGCTGGGTATGACGAATTTTCCTTTCACTGCTATCGAACAAGTAGATGCGAAAGACAGTCACAGCTACTATAACCGCTTATTGGCAGAAGGCGTGTCAGAAAAAGAAGCCTTGGCGATCGTCACTCGTTGGACACGCGACAATTCTCGAACACCCATGCAGTGGGATGAAACGAAAAATGGCGGCTTTACCAGCGGCAAACCATGGCTTTCTGTCAATCCTAATACAGCTGAAATCAATGTTGCGTCAGAGCAAGATGACGATTCTGTTTTGAACTTTTATAAACAACTGATCGCCTATCGTAAAGACGAGAAGATATTTACAGAAGGCGGTTTTGATTTGATCGCGGTCAATGATCCAGATATTTTCGCGTATGTCCGCAGTAATCAAGAGAAGAAAGTACTTGTGTTGGTGAATGTCAGTGAAAAGAAACGGCATTTAGAATTACCAAAGCGTATTTATAGCAAAAAATGGCAGTTGAAAATCAGTAACGGCGGGCAGAAACCAATAGCGAAGCAAATGACGTTTGAGCCTTATGATGCGCTGGTTTTTGAATCTGTTAATCAAAAATAA
- a CDS encoding glycoside hydrolase family 13 protein: protein MITSAIYHRPDSEFAYLYKKDLMHIRIRTARGDIKQVNLLHGDSYSLHEEKFYQRPLAMTKYLSTDLYDYWVAETKEKYNRMSYAFEVIGFDGIRVLYGDHGVYPFEEEYLTMPNNYFKMPYFHEADRFKAPEWVKETVWYQIFPERFANGDPNNDPEGTLPWASKDPDRQDFFGGDLQGVIDHLDHLVDLGINGIYFCPIFKAHSNHKYDTIDYLEIDPAFGDKELFKQLVEECHKRGIKVMLDAVFNHLGDTSMQWQDVIKNGADSRYADWFHIHEFPVSYKEEEFEHASDITYDVFAFTPHMPKLNTANPEVKAHLLNIAKYWIEEFDIDAWRLDVANEVDHQFWKEFRKVCDETKKDFYILGEIWHSSQSWLQGDEFHAVMNYAYTDAIMEFFVKNKISMSKMISEINSQLMMYRQQTNETQFNVLDSHDTPRLLTEANGNKDLMKQVLAFTYMQPGVPCVYYGDEFSMTGGMDPDCRKCMDWEGDQEMFRYFQKLIHFRKNNHLVFSEGTMVWQKIVEEVGLLELERELAEKQIGGIFNTGDLPQQAALPENILLSNLTEELEGELLIKPNGFVIFEK, encoded by the coding sequence ATGATTACATCCGCAATCTATCATCGACCAGACAGTGAGTTTGCTTATCTTTATAAAAAAGACCTGATGCATATCCGTATCCGGACAGCCAGAGGGGATATCAAACAAGTAAATCTTTTACATGGTGATTCCTATAGTCTTCATGAAGAAAAATTTTATCAAAGACCACTTGCTATGACAAAATATTTGTCTACGGATCTTTATGATTACTGGGTAGCTGAAACAAAAGAAAAATATAACCGGATGTCCTATGCCTTTGAAGTCATCGGATTTGATGGCATCAGAGTTTTATATGGCGATCACGGAGTCTATCCTTTTGAAGAAGAGTATCTGACTATGCCCAATAATTATTTTAAAATGCCTTATTTTCACGAAGCCGATCGTTTCAAGGCGCCGGAATGGGTGAAAGAAACAGTTTGGTATCAGATTTTTCCCGAACGATTTGCCAATGGAGATCCTAACAATGATCCAGAAGGGACACTTCCGTGGGCTTCGAAAGATCCTGATCGTCAGGACTTTTTCGGCGGGGATTTGCAAGGTGTGATAGATCATTTAGATCATTTGGTCGACTTGGGGATCAATGGCATCTATTTTTGTCCGATTTTTAAAGCGCATTCTAACCACAAATACGACACGATCGATTATTTAGAGATCGATCCGGCGTTTGGAGACAAAGAACTTTTCAAACAGCTGGTAGAAGAGTGTCATAAACGAGGAATCAAAGTCATGCTGGATGCGGTCTTCAATCATTTGGGGGATACATCGATGCAATGGCAGGATGTTATCAAAAACGGCGCAGATTCACGATACGCGGATTGGTTCCATATCCATGAGTTCCCAGTTTCCTATAAAGAAGAGGAATTCGAGCATGCTTCAGACATCACGTATGATGTGTTTGCATTTACTCCTCACATGCCTAAATTGAATACTGCTAATCCTGAAGTCAAAGCACATCTATTGAATATCGCCAAGTACTGGATCGAAGAATTTGATATCGATGCGTGGCGATTAGATGTAGCGAACGAAGTGGATCATCAGTTTTGGAAGGAATTCCGCAAAGTCTGTGATGAAACGAAAAAAGATTTCTATATTTTAGGCGAGATCTGGCACAGTTCCCAAAGCTGGCTTCAAGGGGATGAATTTCATGCTGTGATGAACTACGCTTATACTGATGCCATCATGGAATTTTTTGTTAAAAATAAAATATCCATGTCTAAGATGATCTCAGAAATCAACAGTCAGTTGATGATGTATCGGCAGCAGACAAATGAAACGCAGTTCAATGTGCTGGATTCCCATGATACACCGCGGCTTTTGACTGAAGCAAACGGCAACAAGGACTTAATGAAACAAGTCTTGGCGTTTACCTATATGCAACCAGGAGTCCCTTGTGTCTATTACGGCGATGAATTTTCCATGACCGGCGGGATGGACCCTGACTGCCGCAAATGTATGGATTGGGAAGGCGATCAAGAAATGTTCCGTTACTTCCAAAAATTGATTCACTTCCGAAAGAACAATCATTTGGTTTTTTCTGAAGGTACTATGGTATGGCAAAAGATAGTGGAAGAAGTCGGTTTGCTGGAATTGGAGCGAGAACTGGCTGAAAAACAGATCGGTGGTATTTTCAATACGGGCGATCTTCCGCAGCAGGCAGCTCTGCCAGAAAATATCCTGTTGTCTAATTTGACAGAAGAACTTGAAGGCGAATTGTTGATCAAGCCGAACGGTTTTGTGATCTTCGAAAAATAA